Proteins found in one Lycium ferocissimum isolate CSIRO_LF1 chromosome 6, AGI_CSIRO_Lferr_CH_V1, whole genome shotgun sequence genomic segment:
- the LOC132060730 gene encoding tyrosine-protein phosphatase DSP3-like, protein MCVIMEKEGSDVLLVPPTNFSAVEDNCIYRSGFPKPSNFSFLQSLNLQSIIYLCPEPYPEENLEFLRVNNIKLFQFGIDGTKEPSAMSSSAITEALKVMTDVRNHPVLIHCKRGKHRTGCLVGCLRKLQNWCMSAVVEEYKHFAGTKWRETDLKFLENYDVSSIRHCLVSIIYRYYGSKKRGLQYSEETLQKPQMTSVL, encoded by the exons atgtgtgtGATTATGGAAAAAGAGGGTAGTGATGTGTTGTTGGTGCCACCCACAAATTTCTCTGCTGTAGAAGATAACTGCATTTACAGATCTGGCTTTCCTAAGCCTTCCAATTTCAGTTTTCTCCAATCTCTCAATCTTCAATCCATCAT ATATTTGTGTCCTGAGCCTTATCCTGAGGAAAATTTGGAGTTTCTTCGAGTTAACAATATCAAGCTTTTCCAGTTCGGAATTGATGGCACTAAG GAGCCATCAGCTATGTCCAGCAGTGCTATAACAGAGGCTCTGAAAGTTATGACTG ATGTCAGAAATCACCCAGTTCTCATCCACTGTAAGCGTGGAAAG CACCGAACTGGTTGCCTTGTTGGGTGCCTGAGGAAACTGCAGAATTGGTGTATGTCAGCTGTGGTGGAGGAGTACAAGCATTTTGCTGGCACAAAGTGGAGAGAAACAGACctcaaatttcttgaaaattatgaCGTTTCATCAATTAGGCATTGCCTTGTGAGCATTATCTACAGGTACTACGGCTCCAAGAAGAGGGGCTTGCAGTACAGTGAAGAAACTCTGCAGAAGCCTCAGATGACTTCTGTTCTATAA